A region of Burkholderiales bacterium JOSHI_001 DNA encodes the following proteins:
- a CDS encoding Protein of unknown function (DUF2892) (PFAM: Protein of unknown function (DUF2892)), which translates to MKLNVGGIDRILRIVAGLVLIALAFTGTIGVWGYIGVVPLLTGAVGFCPVYPLLGMNTCPMKKA; encoded by the coding sequence ATGAAACTGAACGTCGGCGGCATTGACCGCATTCTTCGCATCGTGGCCGGCCTGGTGCTGATCGCGCTGGCTTTCACCGGCACCATCGGCGTGTGGGGCTACATCGGCGTGGTGCCGCTGCTCACCGGCGCGGTGGGTTTCTGCCCGGTGTACCCGCTGCTGGGCATGAACACCTGCCCGATGAAAAAAGCCTGA